One genomic segment of Hemiscyllium ocellatum isolate sHemOce1 chromosome 49, sHemOce1.pat.X.cur, whole genome shotgun sequence includes these proteins:
- the LOC132837102 gene encoding histone H2AX-like yields the protein MSGRGKGGGKSRAKAKSRSSRAGLQFPVGRVHRLLRKGNYAERVGAGAPVYLAAVLEYLTAEILELAGNAARDNKKTRIIPRHLQLAVRNDEELNKLLGGVTIAQGGVLPNIQAVLLPKKTAAAGAAKNACGIVAMTGRGKGSGKGRAKAKSRSSRAGLQFPVGRVHRLLRKGNYAERVGAGAPVYLAAVLEYLTAEILELAGNAARDNKKTRIIPRHLQLAVRNDEELNKLLGGVTIAQGGVLPNIQAVLLPKKTAAAGSAKK from the exons ATGTCTGGAAGAGGAAAGGGCGGTGGGAAAAGTCGCGCCAAGGCGAAGTCTCGGTCGTCCCGGGCTGGCCTGCAGTTCCCGGTGGGCCGTGTTCACAGGCTCCTGAGAAAGGGTAACTATGCTGAACGTGTGGGTGCCGGAGCGCCGGTCTATCTGGCTGCGGTGCTGGAGTATCTGACGGCTGAAATCCTGGAGCTGGCCGGCAACGCGGCCCGGGACAACAAGAAAACCCGCATCATCCCCAGGCACCTGCAGCTGGCCGTGCGCAACGACGAGGAGCTCAACAAGCTGCTGGGAGGGGTGACCATCGCTCAGGGCGGGGTGCTGCCTAATATCCAGGCCGTGCTGTTGCCCAAGAAAACCGCCGCTGCGGGAGCCGCTAAGAA TGCTTGTGGGATTGTGGCCATGACTGGAAGaggaaagggcagtgggaaaggtCGCGCCAAGGCGAAGTCTCGGTCGTCCCGGGCTGGCCTGCAGTTCCCGGTGGGCCGTGTTCACAGGCTGCTGAGAAAGGGCAACTATGCTGAGCGTGTGGGTGCCGGAGCGCCGGTCTATCTGGCTGCGGTGCTGGAGTATCTGACGGCTGAAATCCTGGAGCTGGCCGGTAACGCGGCCCGGGACAACAAGAAGACCCGCATCATCCCCAGGCACCTGCAGCTGGCCGTGCGCAACGACGAGGAGCTCAACAAGCTGCTGGGAGGGGTGACCATCGCTCAGGGCGGGGTGCTGCCTAATATCCAGGCCGTGCTGCTGCCCAAGAAAACCGCCGCTGCTGGATCTGCTAAAAAGTGA
- the LOC132837139 gene encoding histone H3 yields MARTKQTARKSTGGKAPRKQLATKAARKSAPATGGVKKPHRYRPGTVALREIRRYQKSTELLIRKLPFQRLVREIAQDFKTDLRFQSSAVMALQEASEAYLVGLFEDTNLCAIHAKRVTIMPKDIQLARRIRGERA; encoded by the coding sequence ATGGCCAGAACCAAGCAGACAGCGCGCAAATCCACCGGAGGGAAAGCTCCCCGCAAGCAGCTGGCGACCAAAGCGGCCCGCAAGAGCGCTCCGGCCACGGGCGGAGTGAAGAAGCCTCATCGCTACAGGCCCGGCACGGTGGCTCTGCGGGAGATCCGCCGCTACCAGAAATCCACCGAGCTGCTGATCCGCAAACTGCCCTTCCAGCGCCTGGTGCGAGAGATCGCTCAGGACTTCAAGACCGACCTCCGCTTCCAGAGCTCGGCGGTGATGGCCCTGCAGGAGGCCAGCGAGGCTTACCTGGTGGGGCTGTTTGAGGACACCAACCTGTGTGCCATCCACGCCAAGCGGGTCACCATCATGCCCAAAGACATCCAGCTGGCCCGCCGGATCCGCGGGGAGCGCGCCTAA
- the LOC132837193 gene encoding histone H2B 1/2-like: protein MADEKKAQQASKKGAKKIIKKTPAKGGRRRKRTRKESYSIYIYKVMKQVHPDTGISSKAMSIMNSFVNDIFERIAGEASRLAHYNKRSTISSREIQTAVRLLLPGELAKHAVSEGTKAVTKYTSSK from the coding sequence ATGGCTGATGAGAAGAAAGCGCAGCAAGCGTCCAAGAAGGGCGCGAAGAAAATCATCAAGAAGACGCCAGCGAAGGGCGGCAGGAGGAGGAAGCGGACCAGGAAAGAAAGTTACTCCATCTACATCTACAAAGTGATGAAGCAGGTTCACCCTGACACCGGCATCTCCTCCAAGGCCATGAGCATCATGAACTCGTTCGTCAACGATATTTTCGAGCGTATCGCGGGGGAGGCTTCCCGACTGGCCCATTACAACAAGCGCAGCACCATCAGCTCCCGGGAGATCCAGACCGCCGTGCGGCTGCTGCTGCCCGGGGAGCTGGCCAAGCACGCCGTGTCGGAGGGTACAAAGGCGGTGACCAAGTACACCAGCTCCAAGTGA
- the LOC132837101 gene encoding histone H4-like isoform X2, protein MTKQTSVMSGRGKGGKGLGKGGAKRHRKVLRDNIQGITKPAIRRLARRGGVKRISGLIYEETRGVLKVFLENVIRDAVTYTEHAKRKTVTAMDVVYALKRQGRTLYGFGG, encoded by the coding sequence CGTGATGTCTGGAAGAGGCAAAGGCGGTAAAGGCCTGGGAAAAGGCGGAGCGAAGCGGCACCGCAAAGTGCTCCGTGATAACATCCAGGGCATCACGAAACCAGCCATCCGGCGCCTGGCTCGCCGTGGCGGGGTCAAGCGCATCTCGGGTTTGATCTACGAGGAGACCCGCGGGGTGCTGAAGGTTTTCCTGGAGAATGTGATCAGGGATGCGGTCACCTACACTGAGCACGCCAAGCGCAAGACGGTCACCGCCATGGATGTGGTGTACGCTCTGAAACGCCAGGGCCGCACTCTCTATGGATTCGGCGGCTGA
- the LOC132837195 gene encoding histone H2B 1/2-like codes for MADEKKAQQTSKKGAKKIIKKTPAKGGRKRKRTRKESYSIYIYKVMKQVHPDTGISSKAMSIMNSFVNDIFERIAGEASRLAHYNKRSTISSREIQTAVRLLLPGELAKHAVSEGTKAVTKYTSSK; via the coding sequence ATGGCTGATGAGAAGAAAGCACAGCAAACGTCCAAGAAGGGCGCGAAGAAAATCATCAAGAAGACGCCAGCGAAGGGTGGCAGAAAGAGGAAGCGGACCAGGAAAGAAAGTTACTCCATCTACATTTACAAAGTGATGAAGCAGGTTCACcccgacaccggcatctcctccAAGGCCATGAGCATCATGAACTCGTTCGTTAACGATATTTTCGAGCGCATCGCGGGGGAGGCTTCCCGCCTGGCCCATTACAACAAGCGCAGCACCATCAGCTCCCGGGAGATCCAGACCGCCGTGCGGCTGCTGCTGCCCGGGGAGCTGGCCAAGCACGCCGTGTCGGAGGGCACAAAGGCGGTGACCAAGTACACCAGCTCCAAGTGA
- the LOC132837133 gene encoding histone H3, with the protein MARTKQTARKSTGGKAPRKQLATKAARKSAPATGGVKKPHRYRPGTVALREIRRYQKSTELLIRKLPFQRLVREIAQDFKTDLRFQSSAVMALQEASEAYLVGLFEDTNLCAIHAKRVTIMPKDIQLARRIRGERA; encoded by the coding sequence ATGGCCAGAACCAAGCAGACAGCGCGCAAATCCACCGGAGGGAAAGCTCCCCGCAAGCAGCTGGCGACCAAAGCGGCCCGCAAGAGCGCTCCGGCCACGGGCGGAGTGAAGAAGCCTCATCGCTACAGGCCCGGCACGGTGGCTCTGCGGGAGATCCGCCGCTATCAGAAATCCACCGAGCTGCTGATCCGCAAACTGCCCTTCCAGCGCCTGGTGCGAGAGATCGCTCAGGACTTCAAGACCGACCTCCGCTTCCAGAGTTCGGCGGTGATGGCCCTGCAGGAGGCCAGTGAGGCTTACCTGGTGGGGCTGTTTGAGGACACCAATCTGTGCGCCATCCACGCCAAGCGGGTCACCATCATGCCCAAAGACATCCAGCTGGCCCGCCGGATCCGCGGGGAGCGCGCCTAA